From one Rhizobium sp. CIAT894 genomic stretch:
- the dapD gene encoding 2,3,4,5-tetrahydropyridine-2,6-dicarboxylate N-succinyltransferase, whose protein sequence is MSATDLASLEKTIEAAFDNRDNVSTSTKGEVRDAVEAALDLLDAGKVRVATRGADGAWTVNQWLKKAVLLSFRLNDMEVVKGGSGNSTWWDKVPSKFENWGENQFRASGFRAVPNCVVRRSAYIAPNAILMPSFVNLGAYVGEGTMVDTWATVGSCAQIGKHVHLSGGVGIGGVLEPMQAGPTIIEDNCFIGARSEVVEGCIIREGSVLGMGVYIGKSTKIVDRTTGEVTYGEVPPYSVVVAGSMPSGNATMGNGQPAPHLYCAVIVKRVDEKTRSKTGINELLRD, encoded by the coding sequence ATGAGCGCCACCGACCTCGCATCCCTCGAAAAGACCATCGAAGCCGCCTTCGACAATCGCGACAATGTGAGCACGTCGACGAAAGGCGAGGTTCGCGATGCGGTCGAAGCAGCACTCGATCTGCTCGATGCCGGCAAGGTCCGTGTCGCGACGCGCGGCGCCGACGGCGCCTGGACGGTCAATCAGTGGCTGAAAAAGGCGGTGCTGCTGTCCTTCCGTCTCAACGACATGGAGGTGGTCAAGGGCGGTTCGGGCAATTCCACCTGGTGGGACAAGGTGCCTTCGAAATTCGAGAACTGGGGCGAGAACCAGTTCCGCGCCAGCGGCTTCCGCGCCGTGCCGAACTGCGTCGTGCGCCGTTCGGCCTATATCGCTCCGAATGCGATCCTGATGCCCTCCTTCGTCAATCTCGGCGCCTATGTCGGCGAGGGCACGATGGTCGATACCTGGGCGACGGTCGGCTCCTGCGCGCAGATCGGCAAGCATGTGCATCTGTCCGGCGGCGTCGGCATCGGCGGCGTGCTGGAGCCGATGCAGGCCGGCCCGACGATCATCGAGGACAATTGCTTCATCGGCGCCCGTTCGGAAGTGGTCGAAGGCTGCATCATCCGCGAAGGCTCGGTGCTCGGCATGGGCGTCTATATCGGCAAGTCGACCAAGATCGTCGACCGCACTACCGGCGAAGTGACTTATGGCGAAGTGCCGCCCTATTCCGTCGTCGTCGCCGGCTCGATGCCGTCGGGCAATGCCACCATGGGCAACGGCCAGCCGGCGCCGCATCTCTACTGCGCCGTCATCGTCAAGCGCGTCGATGAAAAGACCCGCTCGAAGACCGGCATCAACGAGCTGCTCAGAGATTGA
- a CDS encoding LOG family protein, whose protein sequence is MAKGRNGGSRRKDGVWDPLKSSSTDRQRAEAVPKTPQTMSPAYRLAYVDEDFLCREELRPIRLQLELLKPEMMLTERGIKSTVVMFGGARIPAPGQSAWAARNDIQRANLEAASVYYDEARKFARLCSKYSASLNFHEYVIVTGGGPGVMEAGNRGAADEGAPSIGLNIVLPHEQAPNAYVTPELSFNFHYFAIRKMHFMVRAKAIAVFPGGFGTLDEFFECLTLIQTGRMERLPLILFGETFWRSIVNFDALAEFGTIAPDDVKLISFVDTAEAAWKIIQDFYEHRE, encoded by the coding sequence ATGGCGAAGGGACGAAACGGCGGTTCTAGGCGCAAGGATGGCGTATGGGATCCGCTGAAGAGCAGCTCGACCGACAGGCAGCGCGCCGAAGCCGTGCCGAAGACGCCGCAGACGATGTCGCCCGCCTACCGCCTTGCCTATGTCGACGAGGATTTCCTCTGCCGCGAGGAACTGCGGCCGATCCGCCTGCAGCTGGAACTGTTGAAGCCGGAAATGATGCTGACCGAACGCGGCATCAAGTCGACTGTCGTCATGTTCGGCGGCGCCCGCATTCCCGCCCCCGGCCAGAGCGCCTGGGCCGCCCGCAACGATATCCAGCGCGCCAATCTGGAAGCGGCCTCCGTCTATTATGACGAGGCGCGCAAATTCGCCCGGCTCTGCTCGAAATATTCGGCAAGCTTGAATTTCCATGAATATGTCATCGTCACCGGCGGCGGCCCCGGCGTTATGGAGGCCGGCAATCGCGGCGCCGCCGACGAGGGCGCGCCTTCGATCGGCCTCAACATCGTGCTGCCGCACGAGCAGGCGCCGAACGCCTATGTGACGCCGGAACTCAGCTTCAACTTCCACTATTTCGCCATCCGCAAGATGCATTTCATGGTGCGCGCCAAGGCGATCGCGGTCTTTCCCGGCGGCTTTGGAACGCTTGACGAATTCTTCGAATGCCTGACGTTGATCCAGACCGGCCGCATGGAGCGCCTGCCGCTGATCCTCTTCGGCGAAACCTTCTGGCGAAGCATCGTCAATTTCGACGCATTGGCCGAATTCGGCACGATCGCGCCCGACGACGTCAAGCTGATCAGCTTCGTCGATACGGCCGAAGCCGCATGGAAGATCATCCAGGATTTCTACGAACACCGGGAATAG
- a CDS encoding EF-hand domain-containing protein, whose product MYRNKLILAALSSVLIFGAAAGAGFAAPGDGSRPHAGRDHPGPGRDAFLEITYVRMLKQFDTNKDGKVTKEEASAGLDKIFAAIDTNNDGSLTPGEIRAYQKTQMQAMRDQRKQDAGEDKDANTAAATPDANDQQRPPRDGHDGHGDHHWMRHGGNIMRASLMMHRIDTDQNGQISKQEAVAAFDKLFARMDRNKDGVISIDDMPDRPFL is encoded by the coding sequence ATGTACCGCAACAAGCTGATACTGGCAGCGCTTTCCTCCGTCCTCATTTTCGGCGCTGCGGCCGGGGCAGGTTTTGCCGCGCCCGGCGACGGCTCGCGTCCGCATGCCGGCAGGGACCATCCGGGCCCGGGCCGCGATGCCTTCCTCGAAATCACCTATGTCCGCATGCTCAAGCAGTTCGACACGAACAAGGACGGAAAGGTCACCAAGGAAGAGGCGAGCGCCGGCCTCGACAAGATTTTCGCTGCGATCGACACCAATAATGACGGCTCGCTGACCCCGGGCGAAATCCGCGCCTACCAGAAAACGCAGATGCAGGCGATGAGGGACCAGCGCAAGCAGGACGCCGGCGAAGACAAGGATGCCAATACCGCAGCCGCGACGCCTGACGCCAACGACCAGCAGCGGCCGCCGCGCGACGGCCATGACGGCCACGGCGACCATCACTGGATGCGCCACGGCGGCAACATCATGCGTGCTTCGTTGATGATGCACCGGATCGACACCGACCAGAACGGCCAGATTTCCAAACAGGAAGCCGTCGCCGCCTTCGACAAGCTGTTTGCGCGGATGGACCGCAACAAGGACGGCGTCATCTCGATCGACGACATGCCGGACCGGCCGTTCCTGTAA
- a CDS encoding pyrimidine 5'-nucleotidase, whose protein sequence is MTKIDRTPDKADFEHVTDWVFDLDNTLYPHHVNLFAQIDKNMTSYVATLLQMERDEARKLQKQYYLEHGTTLQGLMIHHGIDPNDFLEKAHAIDYSALTPQPELGAAIKALPGRKFIFTNGSVKHAEMTAEALGILEHFDDIFDIVAADYVPKPAQATYDKFTALKRVETAKAAMFEDLPRNLTVPKALGMQTVLLVPRNLEDTVVEWWEKTSGEEDHIDFVTDDLAAFLGRITASG, encoded by the coding sequence ATGACCAAGATCGACCGCACGCCTGATAAAGCCGATTTCGAGCACGTCACAGACTGGGTCTTCGACCTCGACAACACGCTCTATCCCCATCATGTCAATCTCTTCGCGCAGATCGACAAGAACATGACCTCTTATGTCGCGACGCTCTTACAGATGGAGCGGGACGAGGCGCGCAAGCTGCAGAAGCAATATTACCTCGAGCACGGCACGACGCTGCAGGGCCTGATGATCCATCACGGCATCGACCCGAACGACTTCCTCGAAAAGGCGCATGCGATCGACTATTCGGCGCTGACGCCGCAGCCGGAACTCGGTGCAGCGATCAAGGCGCTGCCGGGGCGCAAGTTCATCTTCACCAATGGCAGCGTCAAGCACGCCGAAATGACCGCCGAAGCGCTCGGCATTCTCGAGCATTTCGACGACATTTTCGATATCGTCGCCGCCGACTACGTGCCGAAGCCGGCGCAGGCGACTTACGACAAGTTCACGGCGCTGAAGCGGGTCGAAACCGCCAAGGCAGCGATGTTCGAGGACCTGCCGCGCAATCTGACGGTGCCGAAGGCGCTCGGCATGCAGACCGTGCTATTGGTGCCGCGCAATCTGGAAGACACGGTCGTCGAATGGTGGGAAAAGACCAGCGGCGAAGAGGATCATATCGATTTCGTCACCGACGACCTCGCCGCGTTTCTCGGCAGGATTACCGCTTCGGGTTGA
- the bchE gene encoding magnesium-protoporphyrin IX monomethyl ester anaerobic oxidative cyclase: MKIVLINPPHTAIGSRIPDDHLPPLGLLSVGGPLIDDGHSVSLIDAEFGPMAMAEIVSRAVASPPDLVLIGHSGSTSAHPTARVIAEAVKCSNPAIRIVYGGVFPTYHWREVLAETEAFDILVRGEGEETMRRLADCLATGRPLATIPGIAYRDGHGEIHATQPAQAIADLDAYRVGWELIDHADYSYWGGKRAVVMQFSRGCPHLCNYCGQRGFWTRWRHRSPELFAREIARLYREQGVELINLADENPTSSRKAWLAFLEAMIAENVPVQIVGSTRADDIVRDADILHLYRKAGVVRWLLGMENTDEATLALIKKGGAKTSDREAIRLLRQHDILSMATWVVGFEEERLRDLWRGFRQLLSYDPDQIQALYVTPHRWTPFFRIARDRQVIETDIRKWDYKHQVLKMRHLNPVVLVACVKLIEVAVQARPKALMRILFHRDREQRHSMRWYTQMGRRVWFHEILEFLFRRRHLKDGPTLENFWGAPQDAEEESMLRPQRHRKSLDAAE; this comes from the coding sequence ATGAAGATCGTTCTGATAAATCCGCCGCATACGGCGATCGGCAGCCGTATTCCCGATGATCACCTTCCGCCGCTCGGCCTTCTCTCGGTCGGTGGCCCGCTGATCGACGACGGTCACAGTGTCAGCCTCATCGATGCCGAGTTCGGACCGATGGCGATGGCGGAGATTGTCAGCCGAGCGGTGGCGAGCCCTCCGGATCTGGTGCTGATCGGCCATTCCGGATCGACCTCGGCCCATCCCACCGCCAGAGTGATTGCAGAGGCTGTCAAGTGCAGCAATCCTGCAATCCGGATCGTTTATGGCGGCGTCTTTCCCACTTACCACTGGCGCGAGGTGCTGGCGGAGACGGAGGCATTCGATATCCTCGTGCGTGGCGAGGGCGAGGAAACGATGCGGCGCCTTGCCGATTGCCTGGCGACGGGCCGCCCGCTCGCAACCATTCCCGGCATCGCCTATCGCGACGGCCATGGTGAAATCCATGCAACGCAGCCCGCACAGGCGATCGCCGATCTCGATGCCTATCGCGTCGGTTGGGAACTGATCGACCATGCCGACTATAGCTATTGGGGTGGCAAGCGGGCTGTCGTGATGCAGTTCTCCCGCGGCTGTCCGCATCTTTGCAATTATTGCGGCCAGCGCGGCTTCTGGACCCGCTGGCGTCACCGCTCGCCGGAGCTGTTTGCCCGCGAGATCGCCAGGCTTTATCGCGAACAGGGTGTGGAACTGATCAATCTGGCCGACGAGAACCCGACCTCGTCGCGGAAGGCCTGGCTGGCGTTCCTCGAAGCGATGATCGCCGAGAACGTGCCGGTGCAGATCGTCGGCTCGACGCGGGCTGATGATATCGTCCGCGACGCGGACATCCTGCATCTCTATCGCAAGGCAGGCGTCGTGCGCTGGCTGCTCGGCATGGAAAATACCGACGAGGCAACCTTGGCGCTGATCAAGAAGGGCGGAGCCAAAACAAGCGACAGAGAGGCAATCCGCCTTCTGCGCCAGCACGATATCCTCTCCATGGCGACCTGGGTCGTCGGCTTCGAAGAGGAGAGGTTAAGGGATCTCTGGCGCGGCTTCCGGCAATTGCTCTCCTATGATCCCGATCAGATCCAGGCACTTTACGTCACCCCGCATCGCTGGACGCCCTTCTTCCGCATCGCCCGCGACCGGCAGGTGATCGAGACCGATATCCGCAAATGGGATTACAAGCATCAGGTGTTGAAGATGCGGCACTTGAACCCCGTCGTGCTGGTCGCCTGCGTCAAACTCATCGAGGTTGCTGTCCAGGCACGGCCAAAGGCGCTGATGCGCATTCTCTTCCATCGCGACCGCGAACAGCGCCACTCCATGCGCTGGTACACACAGATGGGCCGCCGCGTCTGGTTTCATGAGATCCTCGAATTTCTTTTCCGCCGCCGCCATCTGAAGGACGGCCCGACGCTCGAGAATTTCTGGGGGGCGCCGCAGGACGCCGAGGAGGAGTCGATGCTGCGCCCGCAGCGGCATAGGAAAAGCCTCGACGCGGCAGAATAA